TCTTGGAGGTTGCCAGTCGCCACCGGAACGATTTACTGCTGCCCGTATTGACTCATGTCGGTCTGAGATCATACCCACGCCATCTTTTCTAACAACATACATTCGCAGATTCCTTAGAAAGAAGTGCCACGCATCAGCTGTCTCCCCTTCCACCAAGACAAAGGCAATAGGCACAATATTAtggttcccatcttgtgcaacagCTACTAGAAGTGTACCTTTGTATTTTCCGTATAGGTGTGTGCCGTCAACCTGAACCAGCGGCTTGCAATGTCTGAATGCCCTAatgcatggattgaaactccaaAATACACGATGAAGTATTTTTACACCTTGCGCCTCCTCATTCCCGTTGTATAGTGGTCGTGTTTCTATTTGGACAACTGAACCAGGCATCTTCTGCACCATGACCGAtagccaccatggcaaggcttggTAAGAATCCTCCCAACTACCGAAAACGTTGGCTATggacttctgctttgccaaccaagcctttcggTAACTAATGGTATAGTTGAACCTTGACTGGACTTCCGCAATTATAGATTTCACCTTGATGGACGGGTCCGTCTCGACCAATGGCCTTATAGCATCAGCAACTGTATCTGAGTCCAACTTCGAATGATCTTGTGAAATTGTTCCGATCATGCACGTGTGGCTACCGTTGTATCTTCGTATCTCCCAACAACCTTTTTTCCGTATCAAGctagctcggataagccagtcACATCTGCGCCCGTacatcttgcattttgcatagaacgtctgtggctcagactcatacacctcATAGTCAACTCCTTTACCAATAGTGAAACTTCCAATTGCTGCGACGACCGACTTTCTAGAACTGTATTCCATTCCAATCCGGAACTCCCCGTCCTTACCATCGGCAACGCCTATgtcaacaaaattaaaaaatagtaaaaaaaattcaagttaaattataaattacatatctttactaacattttaagaatattcaagttaaaatataaattacatatCTTTACTGGTTCGTTTTCTTATTCGGTTTAATTAACGGACCGGACCGGTTTAATATTTGCTTCACCAATtttccggtcgaaccggccggttcAGTCCGGTCCGGTTCAGACAACATTGTTTTTTACTCATTCGAACGtataaactaacaaaaaattattatttagtgaCCACGTACCTATGTTTGTATATTCTGGAAACTCGTGTGCATGCATGGCCTCGAGATCCAACTCACGCATAAAAGGTGGAACGTCCATCGGTTGACTGCTCGACGGACCCACCACTACATTCTCTGCTGCTGCCTCAACTCCCACATTACCATCCTCATCTTCGTCGCCGGCCTCATAAGTGGCTTCGAAATCATCTTCGCTGTCCCTATTCATTCCTTGGTACACTGCATCTCTATCATCATGTATATCTACATCATTCTAAACCGCCACTGCCTCTACAGTTTCAAAATCAACGTACACCTCAATCTGTGGGTGTCGCATCTGAGTCTGCTGGTGAATTTGAAACATCTTCTGCATACTCGCTTCATCAGTGATCGGCATGGCatcaaactgtattagaccaccaaaaacCACAACCGGATTTCGGTACAGAATTCTGCTCACTCTCATTAACGTACCATTCTCCATGCTTTGACAGAGGCCGTTCTGCAGCTCCATTAATGTCATCGTGCAGGGAACCACAAACAAAAACGGATTTTGGCACACAAACctcactccctcatgagtattACGTATTATCTCCCCGTTGCAATACACCACCAAATTTGCAGTTCCCTCCATTACACCACCTCAAAGaatcctcacaacacactcaaatctCACTCACTATGGAAAACACTCTCGAGCTCTTCTTTATATAGAGCAGTGCTGCCTGTCTCAACCAATCACGCTTTGACACGTGTCAGAACGCCCCTGCGTACTGACTCATCACGCCCCCCACATGCTGCACTTCCTGGCCAATCACGCTTTGACACGTCATCACGCCCCCCACGTGCTGATTCACCACGCCCCTTGCGTGCTGCCACGTGCTGCAACTACATTCAGCCACGTCAGCACGCCCCCTGCGTGCTGCTTAAGTGGCTCAACCAGCGCGTGCCACGTAGCCTCCACGCCCCCTGCGTGTTGAAGGCACCACGCCCCCTGCGTGTTACCCCTTCATCTGACACGTCCATCTATTTGTAATACACACTATAAGTCCATTTTCTCCCAATACACCAAAATATTTCCCATATTTTAACTAATGAGCCTATCCAATTACTTTTGACATATTAATATTTATCTCAAatatttagaagaaaaataataaattgagagTATGCAACTCAAGCTTTCCGGTAAAACTAATAATTTGGGGATGATAATGACTCCTTTAAAAAAGGTGGAAGGAAGCAGAAGCGCTATCTAGCGAAGAATCTGAAACTGCAGTGAGTTGCAGTAGTGAGTGATTGGTGAGAGATCCAAAAGGGCCCAAATTCCTTTGCAGTGTTGCCAACAcatgataacaataataacacCAACAAGGCAACAAAAGTGAACTCTTCCCTCATTAAATTCCCCATCCAAACAAGTGAGAGTTTCAGTGtcagaaaacaagaaaacctGCAGTAACATATCATCCAAAATCTTTTCCACTCAAATCACAGAAAAAGAGGCAAAAGAAGAATCATATATAGAGAATCtcaatctctttctctctctataaaCAACACCACTCATCAGTGCCTAAAagatctttcttttttctttgttttttcaaTGAACATGTTAGGCCTCAGAGACCTAGTTTTCATAGCACCAACCCATTCCCTTCACCATCATCACCAACAAGGCCAAACCATAATCTCACAAGACCACCACCATAGCCATGGccataccaacaacaacaacgacaataacaataacaataacaataacaataacctTCCTTTTCCTCCATCATCACTCAGCGTTGGCCTTGGAATCTTCCCCCTCATAACCGCCACACCCTGCATGCCACAAGATAACAATAACAACGTTCACCATGACCAACAACACCTTCTTGTTGGGACCAacaccaccaccgccaccaccaccaccaataaCAGTTACTGGAACCTCAAGATGTGTCCTGAAGTTTCAGAACACGACGGCGGCGGTGGTGAGGGAAACAACAACGGAGATGGTGGTGGTAGTAGTATCTACGGCCCTGAATTCAGGGTGTGCCAGGATTGTGGCAACAGGGCAAAGAAAGATTGCAGTTACAAGAGGTGCAGGACTTGTTGCAAGGGGCGTGGATACGATTGCAGCACTCACGTGAAGAGCACGTGGGTCCCCGTGTCGCATCGCCGGGCACGTGATATCAccgttgttgctgctgctgctcttGGGGCTAATAAGAGGCTTAGAGCTTTTGGGTCATCACAAACAACTACAACTACTAATACCTCTCATAGTTCAACTTCTAATGCTACCACAACTAAGAGTTTGGATTCTACCTCTTGTCACCAGGGTGATCATGATTTTCATTTCAGTCAATGTTCTTTTTCGATTTCTGATTCCATTCAAGTAATTAGTCTAAACGGCTTTTGTTAGCAGAACCGCTTAAACCAATTATTTGGACGATGGGAAATCGATTAAGAACTTTCAAACCGAAACAATTTTGAAATTGAGTAGTATATACTTTTTCTTCTTTAcagaaaaaattggtgttgaCAAATTGAATTTAGGTTCtgtaagagaaagaaaaaaagaatgaaaatgtgACTAGTAAATTATTCTACAAGTTGTCTATACTAGAATACAGTCCATAACAATTTCATTACACAAAATTTGGAGGTTGAACTCACAAATTAAGAAATGGTTATTTCTCTTGGATTGCAGATGCTGAATTCAAACAATCTTTACCGAGCCACGTTCGAGCCCCGGCGGCGTTTAGGTGCCACAGAGTGTCTGCTATTGGCAATGGGGAAGATGAAATTACATACTTGGCCACTGTCCACATTTGTGGCCATGTGTTCAAAGGGTTTCTTTATGATCAAGGTGCTGATGGCAAGAATGATGAAGTTCCTTGTGTTTCAGTGTTGCAACTTGGAAACAGtgggaagaacaacaacaatgggGAATGTTCCTCTCCAACTCCAATTGGGGTTCCAATCAGTGCCTACCCTGCTTCTGCTTGCTGATATAATCTTCTTCAAATAAAAGGTACCAGAATTCATCAAGGTTTACTCAAAATTAAGATTTATATATTATTCTCCATTTATTGCTACACTGCTAAAAACATTATAGCCAATTATTTGATGAACATCACCAAGATTTTACATATTCTTATGTAGTTATGTTGTTGGTTCTTGGTTGCTAAGtaagatttttatattttcactATGGGGAGGTTGCCACTTGGAAATAGTGAATCTGGATATTCACCTAGGGATGGCAACCGGGAAGGCGGGGGCGGGATACCTTCTCGCTCCTCGTCTCTGTCCCAGATTCGATCCCCATCTCCGTCTCAATTTCCGCTATAGGAGAATATTACCTCCAATCCTCATTCTTTGTGGATTCCCATTTTTTGTGGGTCTCCATTTTCCATCTTTCTATATTGATTATTTATATGAAagttttaatgaaaaattaaaaaataaaatcaaacaacaTTATAACAACATACAAGGACACAGTCGCGCATTAGtaaaaaggagaaagaatgccGCGATCAGAGATAATAAAGTGGCGAGAGGTGACGACACGATGAGTATTGAGTAGGAGTGGTTAGGGGTTTGGTTGTGACGCTATGGGAGATTGGGATTTGTGAGTTATGGTCTTCTGGGATAAATGGAGAGTGAAATAACGTAGTGTTAGTGttatagagaaaaagaaagatacttttaaaattagagttagatttttcaatatatatgtatagtatgtgaaattactaaaaaataaatatgaaaaataaattattaagaaTATTTAAGTAAATGTATTAATTCAGGGAATTAGTAAGGACGGAAAAAAGATTTCTGCTTGGATTCTCATATTTGCCTCGAAAAAATTTTGACCCATCTttatttttgcaaaaaaaaatttccaTCTTTAGGTTCTTATTTGGGACTGTTCCCACGAATATCTCCACGTTTCAAAAAATTTTGTCATTTCTATATTCACCAAATTATTTAATAGTggaaaattttttattgagtGCTAGACTGCTAAGTAATcataattattcttttttttatatataacaataataatggtaataattaaagattatacataaaaaaaagtatagattCCTATTCAGTCTTTATAAGAAGTTGATTAGattattatcaaataatttttaattattaattttatatgaagattaaattaatatttttaaaattaattttcatcagaaaagaaaactaaaactgaataattttgaacttttgattttttataaagttcatgctaaatgcatttaataatacacaaattttttttactaGTAATAAGCAAATAAAAATTCTTAATTGCTTTTAGCTTTTAACTTTTCCATTGATTAATTGTTTTAACATATTATTATACTATTAGTTTTTGGTAATTTTATTGATAATCTATCTAAagaaagaagacaaaaaaaatgttCATAGCATCACCACAAACAAACACACAAAATTTCCTAGCTAGATAAATACTACAATACTCTTTTGGTATTGGACCaagaatattaaatattatacatAAACTACGCTAATAACTAAGAcctattaccaaaaaaaaaaaaaaaaactatgaccTATTCACATGGGATTTCATAAACTCATGAACAAAACtacaaaagcatagaaaattcTAGTACATCATCATTTGATCATTTCACTATGTGTAGTAGCATTTCCGCCAATTATAATTTAGCTATTGAAAAAGAACTAGCTAGGAAATCAATTTAAAATGAAACATAATAAAAGGATCTATGTGGTCACCCCTAATGATATAGCATATATAAATTAAGGGTGGAAAACAAAAAGAGTAGTAGTCCACTTTCCAAATAAAAACATCATAGCCTTCATTCTCTTTTGCCATTTCTTTATTTCATATTGAAGATTTAACATGGGCGAGGGACTCGAGTAAATAATGGGCacttcatatataataataataataaaaagaaatgtcATTTTCAATCAAAGGAGGAGGGACAACTAGGAAAGATTGCTCCCACTTTGATTGTCCATTAACAAGAGTGTTTGTTACATTTCCACTACCACattcattttattaatttattataggtTTGAGTTATATTCATGATTCATGATTCAATTGATGAGGAAATTCCGTGCCTTACTTATATAGTATTTTGGGACATAACTAGCTTTGTTTACATATGTCAGATCTAGCACCCCCCATCTTAGTATACTTTTACCTTTTTACACTTTTGCCATTTTcattgctattattattattattatgtacatgttatgatgtttatatatatttatttaatttattaaaaaaaataaaagttaatatttaatttaaaaaatataaaaaataaatcatttttaaatatttaaaatttattgtaaaaGACAAGTTCGACAATTTCGATACCAAACTTATAGCTATATACCAAAGAATttgtcttattattatttttattcaattttcctCCTACTTTGTTTGGCATTCCTTTATCACCTAAACCTTCTTTTCTATCCACCTCACTCATTACAGTAGTGCTTTTCTTAAGGACATGGGAACTGGGAAGGTTCTTTTCCTCCAACTTTATTTCCATTACGTGAATTACTGaaattctttccttttctttcttaaaCATCTTACCCTGTTCTGATAAGCAGtgataaaaaaaaacattatacACAATTTTTATACGGAAAAGTttagggggccagcaatttttgtgtttttttgccaatacttaaccatcaaaacaaaagtgagtgatctcctaccattagatgtaatctcacaccattaaaaacactattgatggccaattaatggttacaaaacaccaaaattgctgGACCCCTAACATTCCTCTTTTTATACTATGGTTGGTTTGGTGGGATGTTGTGTATTAGGCTCACCTCATTCATTTCAAGTTGTGCTTATTATCTACTTAGTAATATCACTTCCTATATTATCAGTGACATTGATTAATGTTACTACAAgaatataatagaaatatatttgaaattaagaataaaattgaaagtaaacgtaaaacttaaaagattttgtttgttgAGGAGCAGCAACAGGTAAACATTCTAATAATTGTGGATGACAGGGGATGGATCAATCtcatgatgacgatgatgagcTTCTGAAGACAGTTCATTCTACAGTTTTGCAGGGGAAAACGGACGGCATAAAAATGTG
This region of Arachis hypogaea cultivar Tifrunner chromosome 8, arahy.Tifrunner.gnm2.J5K5, whole genome shotgun sequence genomic DNA includes:
- the LOC112707610 gene encoding protein LATERAL ROOT PRIMORDIUM 1 isoform X1; its protein translation is MNMLGLRDLVFIAPTHSLHHHHQQGQTIISQDHHHSHGHTNNNNDNNNNNNNNNNLPFPPSSLSVGLGIFPLITATPCMPQDNNNNVHHDQQHLLVGTNTTTATTTTNNSYWNLKMCPEVSEHDGGGGEGNNNGDGGGSSIYGPEFRVCQDCGNRAKKDCSYKRCRTCCKGRGYDCSTHVKSTWVPVSHRRARDITVVAAAALGANKRLRAFGSSQTTTTTNTSHSSTSNATTTKSLDSTSCHQDAEFKQSLPSHVRAPAAFRCHRVSAIGNGEDEITYLATVHICGHVFKGFLYDQGADGKNDEVPCVSVLQLGNSGKNNNNGECSSPTPIGVPISAYPASAC
- the LOC112707610 gene encoding protein LATERAL ROOT PRIMORDIUM 1 isoform X2, translated to MNMLGLRDLVFIAPTHSLHHHHQQGQTIISQDHHHSHGHTNNNNDNNNNNNNNNNLPFPPSSLSVGLGIFPLITATPCMPQDNNNNVHHDQQHLLVGTNTTTATTTTNNSYWNLKMCPEVSEHDGGGGEGNNNGDGGGSSIYGPEFRVCQDCGNRAKKDCSYKRCRTCCKGRGYDCSTHVKSTWVPVSHRRARDITVVAAAALGANKRLRAFGSSQTTTTTNTSHSSTSNATTTKNAEFKQSLPSHVRAPAAFRCHRVSAIGNGEDEITYLATVHICGHVFKGFLYDQGADGKNDEVPCVSVLQLGNSGKNNNNGECSSPTPIGVPISAYPASAC